In Clupea harengus chromosome 4, Ch_v2.0.2, whole genome shotgun sequence, the genomic stretch TAATCTGGGCCCACCAAGCAGTATGCAGTGAAATGGGCATTAACAGAAGCATAACATATTGATAATGATAACATTTTTGGAATATTAAGATCGTAAGTTCTTTTATAAAGGTCATCTTGTTTGCAAGTTCAGCAAACCTTTTGGTTGTTAAACGCTTGTTGAACTTGAAGGTTGAACTTTCTAAAAAGCCAATTTATGAAACGTCTGCCttgggggggagaaaaaacatCAAGAATTACAGAATGACTTGTGAAATTAGCAGTTATTTGCATAAGGAGAATGTTTTCACAGAAatcaaaaatattatttttgtacAATATCACTAAGACTACTGTAAAAATATCATTTGCTTGTACTCAGTTTTTAAGTCAGAAGGAAAATGCAATTGAagtcctagaaacataaaatgtaattttaaaCTATCAATAAACCTGGAGGAGGTTGGAaggtaaacaacatttttgctTCTGTCTGATTTCCTGAGTGTTCtttgtcatttgttttcaaatgcaCTTTCCCATTTGCATTGCCTTAGGggagcaataaggagttctgttccaaaactagcaagctaactacctaaaaggcatgcaaaaacctttgcaaacaccaccaacagtccAGCTGACACTGATCGTAGCTTTCcgacacactaactggtgtcttttggcggtacagctgtcatgctgtgaaagcattTGTTCCATTTTTGCACggtattccagcccggaacacagaactactaggagatatcctggatggctagtggggaagacacaggtgtttctgtccttcacatgaccatatgctatcaaaatgaatttgaggatggttccaaaactagttgcctataaaaccatacctccaaaaagtgtcaaatgattgcatagtgttactttaaaggttTACAGCACAAGATCCCAATAACCAATACAGTAGTCTTCCCCTTGTTCCGAACTGTCCCGTGCAGATGCGGTGTAATGGGTGCCTTTGGCAGCCTTGTGCGAGGCCAGTTCAGTAATCTGAAAAATGTGGCATCTGTCTCTAGAATGAGAGGGGGGACCCTGTCTCCAGTAGCCTATAGGCCTCTGTTAGGAAGATGGTCAGCTCTGCTGGCATGTGCAGAGTAAATATAGACTGCCCATTAAAAGCTCCTGTTTTACCCACAGCCCTTCTGGTTGTCAGATTTGGTGTCGGTGAGACCTTATTTGGTGCCTTTTGCCTTCTGTCATATCAGAGATGATGAGAAAATTGCATTTTAAGACGTTTCTTTCTGCATGCCATTGCAGAACAGGGCCCAAGGGCCAGCCATTGGCAATCATCTGTTATTGACCCAATGTAAGAGCCGCAATGAAACAAACTTAATCCAAAAATCCATGGAAGTATTTCAagttaatggaaaaaaaatcctttatGTAGACATCTCTGGCTGGTCTCATGTCTGAAACCATATATAAGCAAAAAGAAATATAAGATGGCACCTTGAAGAATGTCGGCAAATCTGTGCAGCGAGTTCATTTACAATATTTAGCTTACTTTCGGTAGCGAAGAGGAGATATGGCTTGCTTAGAATCCAGAATAACTATGTCCTTTGGCGTCAGATGTGTGACAAAGGAGAATTAGATGAATTATAGATATGCCTATGATATTAAGCAAAAGCGAAATATTGTCTCAGAACTGCGCCATTGCAGTATAAAGAAGTGAGATTTATGGAAGAAACGCGTGCTCGGTGTGACCAACAATAAGATTGAAAGAGCCAGCTGATCGCTGTGAAACCTGTCGCGGTTGCGATGAACTGCCCACATGTTGTGACAGATGCTACGGCGGCAGCTGCTACCGCGCTTGAATCACTCTCGGACCAGACTTCATGTCTTCGCAATCAAGGTGGTTCAGCTTACACTCAAGAGCCCCTGCACCAAATGCAATGTCACAACGTAAGCAACTAAAACGCAACCCGAGGCAGTAGCGACAGATCAATACCGTTCATTTCTGTCAAAGGAATTTGGGTTATACTGTAcactgttcattttttttagcttttcatgTGCTGTTGTTGCTCATATGTTAATTCACGATAGAGGTTCATTCTCTATTGTTGAAATGACCAAAAGGTAGCGCGTTGTATTGAAATCCCTCGCACGTCTCCCCCATAGATATGTGATACTATGACCTGCTTTTGTTAGCGGTCAACTgatttacagaaatatagaaaaaactcaaaggaacacacagagaaatcaaATGGAACACATTATAGGTCACTTTAAATACGCCCAGAGAGTGATATACAATGCTACAGAGTTATTGGCACCCTTGCTAAAGATGATTGAAAAGGCTTAATTTATTAATGTTGATATTTTAttgaaaatagaaacaaatCTTTATTTGATGGAAGTTTAGTCTGTGAATAAAGCAaccattaaataaaaatacaattttaattAAGGAATGTAAATGAAGTATTATCTCCACTCATATTTACCTTAAGTGTTCAGGAAATTTAAAGCTATCCTTAATGTTTTCTTGTTTCACTGGGGCATGAAAATGAGACACATGGCACAAAtcccttagtcattcatcaccaTGGGAATGATTCAACAGCATTCCATTGCAATAAGGCAAAAGTGTGTTGACTTGCACAAGCCAGggaatggacacaagaaaatagCTGCTCAACTTAAAATGACCATATTAATAGTTAAAGCCATTTTAGTTTAAGTTTAAAACAATTCTGAATTATCATGAACCAGTGGATGAGATTGCATGACTACAGTGAGGAGGATGGtcagagaagaagaaacaaaTCTCCAAAGACCACAGTGTCAGAATTGTTTGTTGGAAGAGTTTGGTAGCATTTTGGGGTACAATAAAATGTCACCTCCATGTCAACAAACTGTTTGAAAGGTATGCCAGACAGAAGCCTTTCCTATCTTTTTGTCGCTAGCAAAATCGCTTGGAGTTTGCCAGAGGCCACTGGAACTTTAGTTGGGATAGGGTACTGTGGTCAGACAAAACAAAGATGAGCTtttatgagaaaaaaaaaattactctAAACACTTAAGGTGGATTTGGCGTAGAAATAAAGATGGCTGCAGAGAAAATCACCTAAAACCAAGCTTTTAAATATGGTGGAGGATCTGTGATGCTGTGGGGCTATTTCTCCTCCAAAGGCCCTGGCAGTATTGATCTCAGGTGATAGTATTGATCGCATAAGTGACATTATGGATTCCAGGAAGTACCAGGTGATTTTAAATCAGAATCTGGCTGCCCATGCCAGGAAGCTGGAACTTGGTTATTAGGCCAATAATTCACATAGATGAAAATCTATTTTATGATCACATGTGACTTTTTACTTGTGGCAATTGGCTCATTTGGAATTGAGGTATTTTCtttatttgagtaaaaacaacATTTGATAAAAAGTAAGTGAAATTTTCATTAGCCTTTTTCATTCATCAAATAACGTTGCCAATAATCCTggagggcactgtgtgtgtacaatatcTCCAgaacaaaatataaatgcaaCAGAGAACGACATTGAGATTTCCTTGCAGTACAGTTCATATCATGAAATAGGTATACAGTCATGCATTAGGAAGTGAACCATTGATTTCACATGACTATGGCTACAGATATGAGTTTGTGCACGGCAGTTGAGAGAAATTAGCTTTTTGCAAGCATGGAAAAGGTACTGAATTATACTGAATTTCAGTTCAACTTGTTGCGTTTTGCTCAGTGTAgcactttgagtgtgtgtagtcagcAGTTGATTGGAGTAGTTGTCAAGCTGTACATGTCGACACTCCAATCTGTCCACATAAATGTCTTTATCTattgtttatttcctttttcATGGTTATTTTCTCAAAGGCAGTACATCCCATTGCACATTTAACTTCAGATGAAAGAATAATGAAATGAGGTATACCACATACCAGTTGTATCTATAcaatcatttgttttgtttgatcatTACCCAGTGCATGTTCATGATAATTTTAGATACCCTTTGTTAGTTTGAAGTAATTTCCTGTAGAATCTGAGGACAGGAAGTAACACTTCCAAAACCAAATCCAATCCATAGCTCATGGCAATCTTAGCATTATTCAATAAGTGCTTTGAGATCTGAGTACAAAAACCATGGTATCAATGAACTCAAATCACATTGAGCCCAGAGTctaaaagtaaacaaactagGTCCATGATATTATAATACCAGCAGACTAGAAGTGTATTGTTTTCATGTATAAAAGGTTCATTCATACTTCTTTGATCTTGTTGTGTTTCTTACGTAAAACATCAGTTATTGGCGGGAGTATTTCCATGTTGAGCAAAGGCTGCTCCAGTTCATCCATCATATCGGCGGCTCTCTGTACcgtcctcctgtgttttggtttGCGGGACTTAAGTGATTCCGCCTCAAAACCAGCGTGTTTTTCACAAATCCGGAGTATGTATGTTAAGTCCTTCGCCAGCCTAAGGCTCCAGAACAGTAAAGCAATCAGGGTACACAGCATGAATCCCAGAATGGCATTATAAACGCCACCAGGACAACTGTGGTCAGGACTACAGGAGGAGAGGTCGGAATTATCCAGTTCATGGATGGCTTTGTTCACAAGGGCATCTGGACTGGCACAGGTGGGCATCACTGGAATCAGTGCCCTGTTTTTCCGCAGCCAGCTACGCAGGTACTGGATCCCGCAGTCACAGCGAAAAGGGTTCCCTGACAGAGACACCATCCTCAGGTTCTGCAGCGTGTCGAAATACCTGTCAGGAACACGCGTCATGAGGTTGTTCTGAAGGTGGAGTTCCTCGGTTTCCACAGGAACAAGAGGAACCTCTGTGAGTTTCTGGGAGCTGCAGTTTACCCTGAGCAGCGAGGCCCGGAGGGTAGAACACTGGCAGGGGCCGGGGACGGCTCCAGGGCTGGACAGCTCCAGGAGGACAAGGAGCACTATCCCCACGCCAAAGAGCATCCTGCAGGGATGAAATATGAATGCTCTTACTGTACGTATGAAAGCGTGAGGCATGTCAACATCATTGCAAGATAGTTTGAGGAACCTTGTAGCACATGGAAGCAATTCTGTTCCGCTttactttgtttctttttttcttattttatgaCGACATCTGTTTTCCCTTTTGCTATTCTGATGTATTTGTCAATCCAACCTTTGCCAAGCATTTTAAACATCATGTGGTACAAAACTGCTAtataaatgttatatataaatagtGCTATGTAAAATGTATTGTACCTGTAGGTGACTTCAACACATAACTTGAAAACAAAATGATGATTACAGCAATAATTATTGTTAACAAATAAGGCACAATCCATATTTATGTAATCTCTCATGTATTGTCTATGACAGTATTCAGATACTGGTAATCATTACACAACTCTGAACACAACTGTGGGTATTCAAAATGGCAGCAGATTTGAACCCTTCAGCAGGTACCATCACACCAGTGTGTTTAGAATATTGTGGAATAAACATTCTAGAGATTATCTGGGTTCATGAACTATAACGTGGAATTTTAGAATCTTACATGGTTGACTAATGTATTATTTTCCAGACTCCCCTGCTGAAGGGCTAGAATGCACCCGGCTTGGACTCTGGACCCATCTGGGCCTTATCAGGGCTGGATCCATCAAAGTGCTTTCTGACATTATGTGTCtaacacaaagacagaaagcaaCAGAGACAGGATAGGTCTCACAGCCTGAGTGAAAACTGCATGTTGATTCTGGCCTTGCAGTATGTTACGCCAGATCAAAATGTCACGACTTAGAAGTGTGAAAGACTCGGGTGTGCAATGGAAGCCCTACCTTTTGGTTGGAAATCAATGCAGAGGAGATCCTCCTCTCGACCACTCATGCTTATTAGCTACTTCAAACAATAGTTCCTAAGCGATGAAGACTGCTCACAAGTACGATTTACAGAGGCGACGACTCCGTGCTAGCACCGTGCATGTTGTTAGAGCTTCTCTTCTCGGATTGCCCCACGCCCATCAGTGATGCCAATAGGAGAGGGACCGCTCACTGTGGGTCACATGGCTTAGGGGAGACCTCTCTGTTGGAGTGAGATAAGGGTATCATCTGCTACAGGCCCGCATCAAAGCTCTCTGCCATGGGGGAAGCCTTCGtattggcatgtgtgtgagtgtatgcccAGTCTCTACCTCCGTGTGTTTGAGACGTCCTTTGGTGTTCAGGTTACCAGAGTTTTAAATAATATTTAGAAGTTCCTTACATATATGTCTCTCCAGTATGTGGTCACATAGGGTTTTATGGgttgatggatgtggaaacattgttcctcatcaccatatccatcaaggacatctacatatatgccatattggcagccgaactctacccactcactctctttctttctttctttcttcccctcctagtctggACCATCTTTGCTGTGGGATACTGCtctagtctctccacccgatctacttgtagaaaccctcggcccacgTGTACCCATCCCCACCATACTGTCATACATACTCTACCACATACTCTATActagcattttcctgcaatgtatggaaattgccaccatcgacatgtgtTTTCTGCTCCTACTCTACTAACCCTTGTATTAGTAATAGTAATACCCACTAAGTTGTTTGTATCAAGTATATACAATATGATGTTTGTATCAAgtatataccatatgatgtttgtatgtttgtattatGTATAtgccatatgatgtttgtatgtatgtatgtatatgccatatgatgtttgtatgtatgtattatgttaatgccatatgatgtttgtatgtatgtattatgtacatttaccacttgcGGTACTACTACATTTTCCCCTTCCATTCCGTCCCTCCCCTTCTACCCCCCCCTTTACTATCTCTACCTAGCCTTATATGGTGctgttctgcttaaggtttcttcctgattaacaggcttttcttgcccctgtcgccattgtgcttgttCTAAGGGGGGGTtgaggccctgggctctgttaagtgccttgagacaacttcattgttttggcgctatataaatacaattgaattgaatcaagCTTCTCAGAGTGGCTCTGGATAGTGTAGAATGAGAGACATACTGTAACTTCAAGGACAATCATTTGGGAATTAAATAAAAGTGCTTTGAGTTCTGCCAAATGTTTATGCCAATGCACCATACAGTACACCAGTGAACACCGTTGGACAGGCAAAGCATGGCACTTTAAACACGTAAGGGCCCGTAACTAGACCATAAACCTTCCCACTCCAGTTCCATTAGGACAACCAACTAACAAACATCAatgcacatatgtgtgcatTCTTGAAGCAAAACTGAGacagatatttatttaagtcatatatttgtttatttttgcgtTTTCAACACCGTCACAGTTGAAGTTTTACATAGATGAGATTTAATTCCTTTGACCATTCACAAACAGAATGCATATTACAATGACAGcactcttttcctcctttcttcctgCGTGATGAAGGTGTGGGGTTTTTCGAGAGATAACAGTAGCAGCTTGTGGATGAACATGAGAGAGGCAGTGATCCCTAGAAACAGTCCGTTTTCCCGAGATGGCGTACTGCATTATCATCCAACACAGACGGAAGCAGAGACAGGTTTTCGATTTTTGTTTCTCCCTCTTCAGAGAAGTCAGGAATACACACTTGATATGACTGTGTACATAACGTAATGCTTgttgatatatttatatatatttactgtatgtcTATATACATTCTATTTACAAGCAGACTCTTCCCACTTGGTCCCCTGTTCGATACAGCTGTGCCGCCCTGCATTCCCCCAAATCCATATAAGATATGTCTAGTCCTGCTTCTCTGTTCAATTATTTACACAACGAGGCCCCTCAACTCGCACCCTAAAGTGGGCTCGAGCCGAGTCCCTCTATTACACTATGGATATGTCGCTATGTGAACCGCATGCCGATCTTCAATAACACCATTTCAAAATGGAACCGCAAATCACAACttggagagtaaaaaaaaaaaactaaaaccaaAAGGTAAAGGAAATAAAGTCTTTTATAGGCAGAGTTAGTCTGCTCACAGTGAGTCAAGAACAGGATGCATTGGTTACATGCAGTGCttcgctgggggggggggggggggggcaagatgGCCACTGGCATTAGTGGACTGTCATGATTTTTCCATCTGCGTTTTTCACAAAACCACCAAATATGACCATAGAAAATAATTcagaatttatttttaaaaaagacATTCAATTGATAATTccccaaagagagagaaaaaatccaTACCTTCTACCACTTCCTGTTACAGTGATATTTAGTTGTAATGGACATGATTAATCGATTTTGCAAGCTTTGTGGAGGAACCAACAAATCCTGACAGAACTCGGAACTGTTGTATAACATTTGTATAACACCTAGCCCTGTGATATTATTGAtgatatttttcttttcttttgaataATGATTGATTTGAAGTTGGGTTGAAGTTGCTTCCACATCCATACCCCGAACTCTGTTGTTCACGTAAAGAAAATAAGTATTCTGTGTGCTTTTACTGAACTCTTATTTGAACTGTACTGTGTGCCAATGGAGACGCTGCTTCACCTGAATGATGCGACCACTCATCTGAGTGTCTTGTAGGCCATCTCATGATAAATCCTACATGGTTTCAACACTATGAGGAAAAGTGccagacttctttttttttaaggtgatTGCACTTAGTTGCTATGGTAACACTGATTTATtttagcaaaataaataaaaacaccaacAATGGCTGGCCTCACATCAATAACAAACGACATGCACTTATCACTTATTTGACATTCTGCTGAATTCCAGAAGAGAAAGTCTCTCAAAAATGAGGACTTGTTTGTTAAGCCACAGAGAAAACTATGAAACTAACacgaaatgaaaaacaaatcaacaaaataaAATGGAGGAACACTTTCAAAGATAGCTTGTTCAGAGTTCCAACATGAAATCAATATAAACATATTGCACATGAgctgataaaaatgtatatcaTAATTCATAGAAAAGAACCAAAAAACGAATTTCAGTCACTGGCCCAGTAAGAATTTTGTGCATGGtaggaaatagaaaaaaaaagaaatatttatatttactatTAAATATTGACcaaaaaatatttaatattaaacataaaacatatgtCTCTTATTGTTGATAACTAAAATACAAaacaagcagagaaaaaaaagatatgtaTAAATCACGAATGCAGGTACTGCAAGGGGATCGCCAGGGCCCATAGTAGAACTATCAGCGCAGCATAGCGTAGCAATCATACAACGCCTTCCAGAACCCAGGCCAAGTATTGCAGAAGAACACAGAGATTCACAGAACTCCATTTCCTGTATTCTGTGATACACTACCCTGAATGTTGTCCTTCATCCTTAAGCAGCCCTACCAACTGAACGATCCTGTAGTATTCTATGCCACTGTAGTGCATGTTAGTGCCATGCCAGACGTATTGCCAATCTAATGAAACATCTATTCTGACTGGTTAGGCTTATTTGCTTATGATCTTCAACAGACAAAAAGGCTGCAGCTGCATCCTAAATGCCCACTTTCGGCTCGAGAAAGACTCAACTCTTGCTGCTGCTTCTTACTTGAGTGTCACATATGTGTCCAGCTACACCCGTGACCATAGATCTGACATTACTCTGAGAAAACTCAGCCTTTTTACAGTTTTATAGAACAATTATAACAATGGTTGCAACTGCAAGTATACTACAAAATACTTTACGCACACTATACTGTACACAAAGCAATCTTGACTAAATAGATAATGCATTAATAGTTGGCACATTTATTTATGATTGCTAAGAGACAACATGTAAAGCTGTCATCCACAGTAAATACAGTACTAGAACAACTACTTTTGTGACTGACTACACtgatcttaatattttttttttaggtctagTCACTATGAAATGATAACATCGCTTTCTCTTGCAATACATTAAATTCCTACAGTGAGTAACATACAAAaagcacttttaaaaaaaaataaacgaaaGCTGCTTCCAGAAACAGGTGAGAGTTAGAAGCGCCTGACAGCCACGTCCCACCATGGGCTAACTGTGAAACATGGCCGCCATGTTTGTACATGCCTTTCCCACCCGTCCTCCCCCCCTCGATGGACTGAAGGGATGATTAATGACTAGTTGTGGAATGGAGATGTTCAAAAGCAATGCTGCTGGGGGAGTAGATATTTGCTTTGGCAGAGGAAGGGGCTGGGTATTAcgtcctgcagagagagaagggagaaaaaaaaacaaatcaaataaaaaataaacaacaacaaaaaagaaccAGCAGAGGGAACGTCCTTTTGGAGAAGTGAGGCCAGTCAGGTAGGAGTCGGAGTAGTAGCCGgagtctttctttgttttttgtttttgctttttagGGAAACCTGCAGATATGCAGCTGGTGAGCGCTCCCCCTGCTGCCCGGGAGGAGCCACTGCACCACAACTGCAGCTCACAGCGGCCCGgtcactcactgtctgtctgtctgtctgtctgtccatctgacGTCTGATGCCTGACACCCAACACTCGGTGTCTTCTTCAGCTCCAGCACCAGGCTCTTCACACCACTGTGCTGATGCCGCTGTGTTTGGGTTTGGACTTACCGGGCCCCGGGCCCCCCGCAGACGCCCCCTGCTGgccatgatggtgatggtggtggtggtggtgcgacGATGGCAGGGGTGGTGCATGCTGGGAATGCGAGGATTGCGAGGAGTGTGACGTATGCTGCCCATGGCCCGAATGGCCGTGCGAGTGTGAGTGGGCGTGCGAGCCGTAGCCCGGGTACTGCGAGGGGGGTGTGCGAGGAGTGAGCTGAGTGCTGGTGGAAGTgcgagggtggggggggggcctgctgcctgctgctgctttgCGAAGAGGGGGggttgtagtggtggtggtggttgtaggGTGGGGGGGTTCTGGGCCCCCTGGCCGtaatgttggtggtgttggtgcgCGGCGTGGGTCTCCGCCTGCGCTGTGTGGTGCAAGTTGACGGGGTGGGGCGTGTGGGAGATCAGGGTCGGGTGGGTCGACGGAGGGCCGCCAGGGTGGCCCtgtgatgaagaagaggaggaggacttcCCCCGCCGGCTGCCGAAGATGGAGCccaggagggaggaggagttgGGGGCCGGGGGGTGGCCGCGGGAGGAACACTCGTGGGTGGTGACCCTCCGGCGGATGTGGGGGCTGCTAATGGTGGACCCCTgcgggaggaagaagagggacgaggaagaggacaaACCTGTCAGTGCCGTCTGCTGAGACCCTCCAGAGACAGCTGACCTCAGCCTACTGACTGGACCTCACTGCCTCCGGGGGCGAAGGTCAACAGTCACAGTGTGGAAAGGGGTCAAAGGTTGCAGAGCATGCAGAAAAAGAACATAATCAACCAGTCAACTGATCAATGCACTGGTAATCAATTCATGTGACCGCCAATGGAATAGTCAATGGAAGAAAGAATATCCACTGTACAAGTAATGGCAAAGGAATATGAAGAAATCTGCCTGTATTTGCATTAAATATGTTTGTCAATATGTAAGATTTACAAAGGAATATGAAGAAATCTGCCTGTATTTACTTTAAATATGTTTGTCAATATGTAAGATTTACAAAGGAATATGAATAAATCTTCCTATATTTGCTTTAAATATGTTTGTCAATATGTAAGATTTACAAAGGAATATGAATAAATCTGCCTGTATTCGCTATGAAATATGTTTGTCAATATGTAAGATTTACAACGCATACGGGAAACCAAAGGACTCGTACACCTCCACGTTccagtgtgaaatgtgtagGTGTACAGGTACAGGCCATAGTGACACATACAGCACTGCCTTCTCCAGACCCTTACAGAAgggagtatggagtatgtgtTGAAACAGCCTCAGGTTCTTTGTTTTCATGTATGCAGGTGACTTTCCTCCggctgtttgatgtgtgtgtgtgtgtgtgtgtgtgtgtgtgtgtgtgtgtttccaatcTTACATGATTTACAGTCTATGCCATCTTCAAGGTTCTACTTCTAAAGCTGAGATGTGAGATGATCTTACAAAATGGAaggttgttttcatttatttaaggactgtcagaaaataaaacatgaaggctgacagagggatgtgtgtgtgtgtgtgtgtgggtgtgggtgtgtgtcgcCGCTGAGGA encodes the following:
- the gp9 gene encoding glycoprotein IX (platelet); this encodes MLFGVGIVLLVLLELSSPGAVPGPCQCSTLRASLLRVNCSSQKLTEVPLVPVETEELHLQNNLMTRVPDRYFDTLQNLRMVSLSGNPFRCDCGIQYLRSWLRKNRALIPVMPTCASPDALVNKAIHELDNSDLSSCSPDHSCPGGVYNAILGFMLCTLIALLFWSLRLAKDLTYILRICEKHAGFEAESLKSRKPKHRRTVQRAADMMDELEQPLLNMEILPPITDVLRKKHNKIKEV